The proteins below are encoded in one region of Halocatena salina:
- the polX gene encoding DNA polymerase/3'-5' exonuclease PolX: protein MVELPEASTRERRQQLTGATMTIRNEELATQFEELADLLEAQDVEYKPIAYRRAADNIREYPENVTALAKQEGAAAVERIDRVGEAIASKVVEYAKSGEIDELEEKRAELPVNMKTLTSVEGIGPKTVGSLYEALDVRTLDDLETAAKNEEIRTVSGFGPKTEANILDNIDFARQSQDRQLLSDAVPIGEAIVDHLTQTAAVERCEVAGSLRRWRPTIGDVDTLVASTDPQAVVDAFTDWPDTGRVIEAGTGKASVRTNGVRVDLRVVDPSEFGAALQYFTGSKDHNVELRNRAIERGLKVNEYGVFDISETDDPDAGQRVGDRIGGKTETDVYDALDLPPIPPELREGRGEIDAAAANELPDLVTLDAIRGDFHLHTDWSDGRNSIEEMVAAATDRGYEYICITDHAEGPGMVGGVGLSDRQLETQLSELRAVGDDAEIDVFAGVEANIDSDGRLSVDEGLLEQLDCVVASPHAALDGDGTDRLIAAAEHPAVDIVGHPTGRQLNRRSGLDIDVPALADAAAKAGTALEINANPRRLDLQGSAVQAALEQGATITIDTDAHRPESYDYIQYGVHTARRGWAEPSDVLTMWPAEDVRAFLDG from the coding sequence GTGGTCGAACTTCCTGAAGCGAGCACTCGGGAGAGAAGACAGCAGCTCACGGGGGCGACGATGACGATCCGCAACGAGGAACTCGCAACGCAGTTCGAAGAACTCGCCGATCTCCTCGAAGCCCAAGACGTGGAGTACAAACCGATCGCCTACCGTCGTGCAGCGGATAACATCCGGGAGTATCCCGAGAACGTCACCGCACTCGCCAAACAAGAGGGTGCAGCCGCCGTTGAACGGATCGATCGTGTCGGCGAGGCCATTGCCTCGAAAGTCGTAGAATATGCCAAGAGCGGCGAGATAGACGAATTGGAAGAAAAGCGGGCAGAGCTGCCGGTGAACATGAAGACGTTGACGAGCGTCGAAGGCATCGGACCCAAAACGGTGGGCAGCCTGTACGAAGCACTCGACGTACGAACGCTCGACGATCTCGAAACGGCAGCGAAAAACGAGGAAATTCGAACAGTGTCGGGTTTCGGGCCCAAAACGGAGGCGAACATCCTCGACAACATCGACTTCGCCCGCCAGTCACAGGACCGACAGCTCCTCAGCGACGCCGTGCCGATCGGGGAGGCGATCGTCGATCATCTCACCCAGACGGCTGCGGTCGAACGCTGTGAAGTGGCGGGATCGTTGCGGCGGTGGCGGCCCACTATCGGTGATGTCGACACGCTCGTGGCGAGCACGGATCCACAAGCGGTGGTCGACGCGTTCACCGACTGGCCCGACACAGGGCGGGTGATCGAAGCCGGAACGGGCAAAGCCAGCGTCAGAACAAACGGTGTCCGCGTCGATCTCCGCGTCGTCGATCCGTCGGAGTTCGGGGCTGCCCTCCAGTATTTCACCGGAAGCAAGGACCACAACGTCGAGCTTCGCAACCGCGCGATCGAGCGCGGTTTGAAGGTGAACGAGTACGGCGTCTTCGACATCTCCGAGACGGACGATCCGGATGCGGGCCAACGCGTCGGCGACCGGATCGGCGGCAAGACCGAAACGGACGTGTACGACGCACTCGATCTCCCTCCGATCCCCCCAGAACTGCGGGAAGGACGGGGAGAGATCGATGCAGCAGCAGCGAACGAACTGCCGGATCTCGTAACCCTCGATGCGATCCGTGGTGATTTCCACCTCCACACCGACTGGTCAGATGGACGAAACAGCATCGAGGAGATGGTTGCGGCGGCAACCGACCGAGGATACGAGTACATCTGCATCACCGACCACGCCGAGGGCCCCGGAATGGTCGGCGGAGTCGGTCTCTCCGACCGACAGCTCGAAACACAACTCTCAGAGCTCCGTGCGGTGGGAGACGACGCAGAGATCGATGTGTTCGCTGGCGTCGAGGCGAACATCGATTCCGATGGCCGTCTGTCCGTGGATGAGGGGCTACTTGAACAGCTGGACTGTGTCGTCGCCTCACCACACGCCGCACTCGATGGCGACGGCACCGACCGACTCATCGCGGCTGCCGAACATCCTGCAGTCGACATCGTTGGCCATCCGACTGGTCGCCAACTCAATCGGAGATCCGGACTCGACATCGACGTGCCAGCACTGGCCGACGCGGCCGCGAAAGCCGGAACAGCATTAGAAATCAACGCTAACCCCCGTCGGCTCGATCTCCAAGGAAGTGCGGTGCAAGCCGCGCTCGAACAGGGAGCGACTATCACGATCGACACCGACGCCCACAGACCGGAAAGTTACGACTACATCCAGTATGGGGTTCATACCGCT
- a CDS encoding transcription initiation factor IIB: MTRSTRTREREQETEHETERTRECPECGSDHLVKSSDRGELICDDCGLVIEEEKIDPGPEWRAFNHQERQKKSRVGAPTTQTMHDKGLTTTIDWKDKDAYGRSISSKKRSQMHRLRKWQERIRTKDAGERNLQFALSEIDRMASALGVPRSVREVASVIYRRALKDDLIRGRSIEGVATSALYAACRKEGIPRSLEEISEVSRVERKEIGRTYRYISQELALEMEPVDPKKYVPRFCSELDLSEEVKAKANEIITTTAEEGLLSGKSPTGYAAAAIYAASLLCNEKKTQREVADVAQVTEVTIRNRYQEQIEAMGIHS; encoded by the coding sequence ATGACACGGTCCACCCGTACGCGGGAGCGCGAGCAGGAAACGGAACACGAAACAGAACGCACGCGAGAATGTCCCGAATGCGGGTCCGACCACCTGGTCAAGAGTTCGGATCGTGGTGAGCTCATTTGTGATGATTGTGGACTCGTCATCGAAGAGGAGAAGATCGATCCCGGGCCGGAGTGGCGCGCGTTCAACCACCAAGAGCGTCAGAAGAAGTCCCGTGTCGGTGCGCCAACGACCCAGACGATGCACGACAAGGGGTTGACGACCACCATCGACTGGAAAGACAAAGACGCCTACGGGCGATCGATTTCCTCGAAAAAGCGTAGCCAAATGCATCGCTTGCGCAAGTGGCAAGAGCGCATCCGAACCAAGGATGCAGGGGAGCGAAACCTTCAGTTCGCGCTCTCGGAGATCGACCGCATGGCGAGCGCACTCGGCGTTCCGCGGTCAGTTCGAGAGGTCGCGTCTGTCATCTATCGGCGCGCGTTGAAAGACGATCTCATCCGTGGGCGATCGATCGAGGGCGTCGCTACCTCCGCGCTGTATGCGGCTTGTCGCAAAGAAGGGATTCCTCGGAGTCTCGAGGAGATATCGGAGGTGTCTCGTGTCGAACGCAAGGAGATCGGACGCACGTATCGGTACATTTCCCAAGAACTCGCGTTGGAGATGGAGCCGGTCGATCCGAAGAAGTACGTCCCCCGATTTTGCTCGGAACTCGATCTCTCCGAAGAAGTCAAAGCAAAAGCAAACGAGATCATCACTACCACCGCAGAGGAAGGGTTACTGTCGGGAAAGTCCCCGACGGGATACGCCGCCGCAGCGATTTATGCTGCCTCTCTGCTCTGTAACGAGAAGAAAACCCAGCGTGAAGTTGCCGATGTCGCACAGGTGACGGAGGTTACGATTCGCAATCGGTATCAAGAGCAGATCGAAGCGATGGGTATTCACAGCTAA
- the nreA gene encoding DNA repair protein NreA produces MRLEEFIEGLEHDEEHHKRQLAQEKSYAITEYLTDVERQIDETLQGDSLFGSTAPSIFVGRSGYPRVSAGVLAPVAPDVSATDYVTSGEWYRQGVTIDDVFQARAGLLNSTQPTDIHVADEWDGFTGVRREVAIADRPVDVEVDLETTPTLDMAVDRVATPRGPRAHASDAQLTENPHVPRAVEKTLSDDDWRAEGAMTYLYNRGFDVYDINTILSAGALGQRRNRTLVPTRWSITAVDDTVSQFLRGSLRNAATIDAVEVRRAEYLGNQFWVILAPGNWEFELVEMKSPGSVWSPGREGYWVASDYEGFGGRTQYVEETSGAYYAARLAVLEHLTERDRQAKALVLRDVTDEYWGPVGVWLIRETVRDAVSSESATAQSFHGAIAQLQEQLPIESSELRRNSELVAGVQSDLSAFLERNGR; encoded by the coding sequence ATGCGGCTTGAGGAGTTCATCGAGGGCCTCGAACACGACGAGGAGCACCACAAACGCCAGCTGGCACAGGAAAAGTCCTACGCCATCACGGAGTACCTCACGGACGTCGAACGACAGATCGATGAGACGCTGCAGGGTGATTCGCTGTTCGGAAGCACTGCTCCGTCGATTTTCGTCGGCCGGTCGGGCTATCCACGCGTCTCTGCGGGAGTGCTAGCTCCGGTTGCGCCGGATGTCTCTGCCACCGACTACGTCACTAGCGGAGAGTGGTACCGACAGGGAGTCACCATCGACGATGTGTTTCAGGCCCGAGCCGGACTGCTCAACTCCACACAACCGACTGACATCCACGTGGCCGATGAATGGGACGGATTTACGGGCGTTCGCCGGGAGGTAGCCATCGCAGACCGTCCGGTCGACGTGGAGGTCGATCTCGAAACCACGCCCACACTCGACATGGCGGTCGATCGCGTAGCGACGCCACGCGGGCCGCGAGCACACGCGAGTGACGCCCAACTCACGGAGAACCCCCATGTCCCGCGTGCAGTCGAGAAGACGCTTTCAGACGACGACTGGCGTGCAGAGGGAGCGATGACGTATCTGTACAACCGTGGATTCGACGTGTACGACATCAACACCATCCTGTCGGCGGGCGCACTCGGACAGCGACGAAACCGTACACTGGTTCCGACGCGGTGGTCGATCACCGCCGTCGACGATACTGTCTCCCAGTTCCTGCGCGGATCGCTTCGGAACGCCGCGACCATCGACGCGGTGGAAGTACGGCGGGCCGAGTATCTCGGCAACCAGTTTTGGGTAATCCTCGCACCCGGTAACTGGGAGTTCGAACTCGTAGAGATGAAATCCCCCGGAAGCGTCTGGAGTCCCGGCCGTGAGGGCTACTGGGTCGCAAGCGATTATGAGGGCTTTGGGGGACGAACCCAATATGTCGAGGAGACTTCCGGCGCGTACTACGCCGCCCGCCTCGCGGTGCTCGAACACCTCACAGAACGCGACCGCCAAGCAAAGGCGCTCGTCCTCCGGGATGTCACGGACGAATACTGGGGTCCTGTGGGCGTCTGGTTGATCCGAGAGACTGTCCGGGACGCCGTCTCCTCGGAGTCAGCTACAGCTCAATCGTTCCATGGCGCCATCGCCCAACTACAAGAACAGCTACCGATCGAGAGCTCGGAGCTACGGCGCAACTCCGAGCTGGTTGCGGGCGTTCAGAGTGATCTCTCTGCGTTTCTCGAGCGAAACGGGCGGTGA
- a CDS encoding phospholipid carrier-dependent glycosyltransferase → MNHSRRIGIFLIAISTHLGSLGYWFVAVDAPKLILSSRIRSWNDLYEIFTQPLMHETAFPELGLFYRPLASLTYSFDYWVWGVDPFGYHLTNLLLQGIAVVLVALVVGDLTDDRVVGELTAVLFALHPLAAEIVPATPRRHDILMLIFLLGSLSLFVKSQRRETTRRSSFLYVGGALVSYVLALGSKEPALVVPALVFVWTALQGVDSDPYDTLWRSVRATVPFGVVTVAYIAVRVTVLGGIGGYHGIDGKLSDVSSVVVAYLVSIAYPIDVFGSDLAVGWLWTGVVLLMGCLLAFVLIGVVASVIDGHVGANWFPLVVPFVGGCVLIGMSLGLAELDPLVALLPEFTPTPYSRLHTITGLLLVVTCLLGGLWIIGAHPATRDRIDLRTVSFFIAWFAVPLVVYAQDGRYLLRTGYASIVPAMAILAVISISALRALRTSDRMLDENAVLVGIVLLLLVPQISASPLFHSYDGWETTGDVNRMVLDGLAADVGDRNGTTSLHIHGLPNGIAEQDESFPQVKSIVYPGAQATRAWLKLVHPGRELIVHSEHPVRLDSVPKAVSITTTSNSETVIVRIHYEHDSERGALSSIERRANARSRSDGI, encoded by the coding sequence ATGAATCACTCGCGCCGGATCGGGATCTTTTTAATAGCGATCAGTACGCATCTCGGATCGCTCGGATACTGGTTCGTGGCGGTCGACGCTCCGAAGCTGATCCTTTCCAGTCGGATCCGGAGCTGGAACGACCTGTACGAGATATTCACACAGCCGTTGATGCACGAAACGGCGTTTCCGGAACTCGGACTGTTCTATCGACCGCTTGCTAGCCTCACGTACTCGTTCGATTACTGGGTATGGGGAGTCGATCCGTTCGGGTATCATCTCACGAATCTCCTCCTCCAAGGGATCGCAGTAGTGTTGGTCGCACTCGTGGTTGGAGACCTGACAGACGATAGGGTTGTCGGGGAGCTGACGGCCGTGTTGTTCGCGCTCCATCCGCTCGCTGCCGAGATCGTACCGGCGACTCCTCGTCGCCACGACATCCTCATGTTGATCTTCCTTCTCGGCTCGCTATCGCTGTTCGTCAAAAGTCAACGCCGTGAGACGACACGGCGGTCGTCGTTTCTGTACGTCGGTGGGGCGCTCGTATCGTATGTGCTCGCACTCGGGTCCAAGGAGCCTGCACTCGTCGTTCCCGCGTTAGTATTCGTCTGGACGGCGCTTCAAGGCGTCGACAGCGATCCGTACGACACGCTATGGCGCTCGGTTCGGGCCACCGTTCCGTTCGGAGTCGTGACGGTCGCGTATATCGCGGTTCGGGTCACCGTGTTGGGGGGAATCGGTGGATACCACGGCATCGATGGTAAGCTCTCGGACGTAAGCAGCGTCGTGGTGGCGTATCTCGTTTCGATCGCGTATCCGATCGATGTTTTCGGCAGCGACCTCGCGGTCGGGTGGCTGTGGACCGGTGTGGTGCTCCTCATGGGCTGTCTCCTTGCGTTCGTCCTCATCGGCGTTGTCGCGTCAGTCATTGATGGTCATGTCGGAGCGAACTGGTTTCCACTCGTCGTTCCCTTCGTGGGGGGTTGTGTCCTGATCGGGATGTCGCTCGGTCTGGCCGAACTCGATCCGCTCGTTGCGCTGCTACCTGAGTTTACGCCAACACCGTATTCCCGTCTCCACACCATTACCGGCTTGCTTCTCGTAGTGACGTGTCTCCTCGGTGGGCTATGGATAATCGGTGCACACCCCGCAACGAGAGACCGGATCGATCTCCGGACGGTCTCGTTTTTCATCGCATGGTTTGCCGTTCCGCTGGTGGTGTACGCCCAAGACGGTCGATATCTGCTCCGAACGGGCTACGCTTCGATCGTTCCTGCGATGGCGATCCTCGCGGTGATATCGATCAGCGCGCTCCGAGCGCTCCGGACTAGCGATCGAATGCTCGATGAAAACGCTGTGCTCGTCGGCATCGTTCTGTTGCTTCTCGTTCCCCAGATCTCCGCCTCGCCCCTGTTTCATTCCTACGATGGGTGGGAAACAACAGGGGACGTAAACCGAATGGTGCTCGACGGACTCGCGGCGGACGTCGGAGATCGAAACGGGACCACCAGCCTCCACATCCACGGGCTGCCAAACGGGATCGCAGAACAGGACGAGTCGTTTCCCCAAGTAAAATCGATCGTATATCCCGGGGCACAGGCTACTCGGGCGTGGCTCAAACTGGTCCATCCTGGTCGGGAGCTGATCGTACACAGCGAGCACCCCGTCCGGCTCGACAGCGTACCCAAAGCGGTTTCCATCACCACCACCAGCAACTCCGAGACTGTGATCGTACGGATTCACTACGAACACGATTCCGAGCGTGGTGCCCTGTCTTCGATCGAACGCCGGGCGAACGCCCGCAGCCGAAGCGACGGTATCTGA
- a CDS encoding alkaline phosphatase family protein translates to MGLFDRLRGDDGPRVAFIGIDGVPYSLIADNPDDFPNLTAMADDGAAGPIDSIVPPESSACWPSLTTGVNPGETGVYGFQDREVGSYETYVPMGRDVQATRLWDRVTSADRDATVMNVPVTFPPQRNVQRMVSGFLSPGVEKAAYPDDLGQSLAENDYRIDVNAKLGHQDDKSEFMADAHETIDARFEAFKQYIEEDDWDLFFGVFMTTDRVNHFLFKDYEQDGENREAFMEFYRKVDEYIGRLRALLDDDTTLVVASDHGFTSEDYEVHLNTWLREQGWLDYRTDDHSDLSDITDDTRAYSLIPGRMYINLDGREPRGSVPESEYEETREELIDMIEDLEGPDGTPVADRIVTNDDAFRGDHDDIAPDLVVIPNHGFDLKAGFKDGSDVFDVGPRNGMHSFENACLFVDDPTARINDVDLFDIAPTVLDLMEIEYDRTTFDGASLV, encoded by the coding sequence ATGGGACTGTTCGATCGACTTCGTGGTGATGACGGACCGCGAGTTGCGTTCATCGGTATCGACGGCGTGCCGTACAGCCTCATCGCCGACAATCCGGATGATTTTCCGAATTTGACAGCGATGGCGGACGACGGCGCAGCGGGACCGATCGACAGCATCGTTCCCCCTGAGTCAAGCGCCTGTTGGCCGTCGCTGACGACGGGTGTCAACCCCGGTGAGACAGGCGTGTACGGTTTTCAGGACCGAGAGGTCGGATCATACGAGACGTACGTGCCGATGGGCCGAGACGTCCAAGCGACCCGGTTGTGGGATCGCGTCACGTCCGCCGACCGGGACGCGACTGTGATGAACGTCCCGGTCACGTTCCCACCCCAGCGGAACGTCCAACGGATGGTGTCCGGCTTTCTGTCTCCCGGCGTCGAGAAAGCCGCTTACCCCGACGATCTCGGTCAGTCATTAGCGGAAAACGACTACCGCATCGACGTCAATGCGAAGCTCGGTCACCAGGACGATAAATCGGAGTTCATGGCCGACGCTCACGAGACCATCGATGCACGCTTCGAGGCGTTCAAACAGTACATTGAGGAAGACGACTGGGATCTCTTCTTTGGGGTCTTCATGACCACCGATCGGGTCAACCACTTCCTGTTCAAAGATTACGAGCAGGATGGGGAGAACCGCGAGGCGTTCATGGAATTCTACCGGAAAGTTGATGAGTATATCGGCCGTCTCCGTGCTCTTCTCGACGACGACACGACGTTGGTCGTCGCAAGCGACCACGGATTCACGAGCGAGGATTATGAGGTCCATCTCAACACGTGGCTGCGCGAGCAGGGATGGCTCGATTACCGCACTGACGATCACAGCGACCTGTCCGACATCACTGATGATACGCGGGCCTACTCGCTTATTCCGGGTCGAATGTACATCAATCTCGACGGACGCGAACCCCGCGGAAGCGTGCCCGAATCGGAGTATGAGGAGACTCGTGAGGAGCTTATCGACATGATCGAGGATCTCGAAGGCCCGGACGGAACACCAGTCGCAGACCGTATCGTCACGAACGACGACGCGTTCCGTGGCGACCATGACGACATCGCGCCGGATCTCGTCGTGATCCCCAACCACGGGTTCGATCTCAAAGCCGGGTTCAAAGACGGCAGCGATGTCTTCGATGTGGGACCCAGAAACGGGATGCACAGCTTCGAAAACGCGTGTCTGTTCGTCGACGATCCAACCGCGCGCATCAACGATGTCGACCTGTTTGACATCGCGCCGACGGTGCTCGATCTGATGGAGATCGAGTACGACCGAACCACCTTCGACGGAGCGAGCCTCGTCTGA
- a CDS encoding PadR family transcriptional regulator, with product MSEAQSVSGVSRIERDLTAFQQNILVILSEEARYGLAIKRELEQYYGSEVNHGRLYPNLDDLVEMGLVEKSELDKRTNQYALTQAGHDAVIDQLSWVFSRFATTKSRADEIRALVDEAQQE from the coding sequence ATGTCAGAGGCACAGTCAGTCTCCGGCGTATCGCGCATCGAACGCGACCTGACCGCATTTCAGCAGAACATCCTCGTGATCCTTTCGGAGGAGGCACGGTACGGGCTTGCGATCAAGCGCGAACTAGAGCAGTACTACGGTTCGGAAGTCAACCACGGGCGTCTGTATCCGAACCTGGACGATCTGGTGGAGATGGGCCTAGTGGAAAAAAGCGAACTCGACAAACGCACGAACCAGTACGCGTTGACACAGGCTGGTCACGACGCCGTCATCGATCAGCTGTCGTGGGTGTTCTCGCGGTTCGCCACGACCAAGAGCCGAGCCGACGAGATTCGGGCACTCGTCGACGAAGCACAACAGGAGTAG
- a CDS encoding DUF5789 family protein, which produces MAEEDEESGPVVELGESEPVEGAPLARITSRLHYGIPKSDAIRREGDSVIRTPDGPRELADVLEASEETYFPREQDLTNAVRAVIGTGPVPTEE; this is translated from the coding sequence ATGGCTGAAGAGGACGAGGAGTCCGGGCCGGTCGTAGAACTCGGCGAGAGCGAACCGGTCGAGGGGGCACCGCTGGCGCGTATCACCTCGCGGTTGCATTATGGCATCCCGAAGAGTGACGCCATCCGCCGTGAAGGAGATTCCGTCATCCGCACGCCCGACGGTCCACGCGAGCTTGCGGACGTACTCGAAGCGTCCGAAGAAACGTACTTCCCACGGGAGCAAGATCTCACGAACGCCGTCCGTGCGGTGATCGGTACCGGTCCGGTGCCGACCGAGGAGTAA
- the rnhA gene encoding ribonuclease HI, whose amino-acid sequence MPVIECDPSVARERLQAAEIAVEPGNTDHERWRAEHHGATAVAYEEKVLVQGSSPERLVAVLREAGGRAHVYFDGGSRGNPGPAAIGWVVLTDEGIVSEDGECIGETTNNRAEYDALIRAVSVAADYGFDTVEIRGDSELVVKQVTGQWSVNDPGLRERRVRVRELLEAFDDWSLSHVPREVNERADALVNEALDDAS is encoded by the coding sequence ATGCCGGTCATCGAATGTGACCCCAGCGTTGCCCGTGAGCGTCTTCAGGCGGCGGAGATCGCTGTCGAACCGGGCAACACCGACCACGAGCGCTGGCGAGCCGAACACCACGGCGCGACTGCGGTCGCCTACGAGGAGAAGGTTCTCGTACAGGGATCGTCTCCGGAACGGTTAGTCGCGGTGTTGCGTGAAGCGGGGGGACGGGCGCACGTGTACTTCGATGGGGGATCGCGCGGCAATCCCGGTCCGGCGGCGATCGGATGGGTTGTCCTCACGGACGAGGGCATCGTTTCGGAGGACGGTGAATGCATTGGGGAGACCACGAACAACCGTGCTGAGTACGACGCACTCATCCGTGCGGTGTCCGTTGCCGCCGACTATGGGTTCGATACGGTCGAGATCCGCGGAGATTCGGAACTGGTGGTGAAACAAGTGACCGGTCAGTGGTCGGTGAACGATCCGGGTCTACGGGAACGACGGGTTCGCGTGCGGGAGCTACTCGAAGCGTTCGATGACTGGTCTCTTTCTCACGTTCCTCGAGAGGTTAACGAACGTGCCGACGCGCTCGTCAACGAGGCACTCGACGATGCTTCCTGA
- a CDS encoding inorganic diphosphatase: MTNLWEDLETGPNPPETIYAVIECLKGERNKYEYDKDVPGVVLDRVLHSNVHYPSDYGFIPRSYYDDEDPFDVLVLVEDATFPGCVIEARPVALMKMDDDGEQDDKVIAVPTEDPRYDHIQSLTDIPQQTRDEIDEFFATYKNLEEGKEVETLGWEDKQAALDAIEHAQELYQERFA; the protein is encoded by the coding sequence ATGACGAACCTGTGGGAGGATCTCGAAACCGGACCGAACCCGCCAGAAACGATTTACGCTGTGATCGAGTGTCTGAAAGGCGAACGGAACAAATACGAGTACGACAAAGACGTTCCGGGCGTCGTACTCGACCGGGTGCTCCACAGTAACGTACATTATCCATCCGATTATGGGTTTATTCCCCGTTCGTACTACGACGACGAGGATCCGTTCGACGTGCTCGTGCTCGTCGAAGACGCGACGTTCCCGGGCTGTGTGATCGAAGCCCGTCCGGTCGCCCTCATGAAGATGGACGACGACGGCGAACAGGACGATAAGGTCATCGCCGTGCCGACGGAGGACCCCCGGTACGATCACATTCAATCGCTTACGGACATCCCCCAACAAACCCGAGACGAGATAGACGAGTTCTTCGCAACGTATAAGAATCTCGAGGAAGGGAAGGAGGTCGAAACACTCGGTTGGGAGGACAAACAGGCTGCACTCGACGCGATCGAACACGCACAGGAACTGTATCAAGAACGGTTCGCGTAA
- a CDS encoding DUF5788 family protein: protein MKPYERKQLLERVEREGATVGASIPETIDVQGKEIALQEFIFETKRRNTIPPDDRERVERLKKNLRRERRQRVQRIEDDDISFETGERLVESVIGIDRALSALERLEPVDIEQEIATKKTADRKRWSNFLKRALGREDSSSRGRR from the coding sequence ATGAAACCGTACGAGCGAAAGCAGTTACTCGAGCGGGTCGAGCGCGAGGGCGCGACGGTCGGTGCGTCGATTCCGGAGACGATCGACGTACAAGGCAAAGAGATCGCACTGCAGGAGTTCATCTTCGAAACCAAGCGACGGAACACCATCCCACCCGACGACCGGGAGCGAGTCGAACGGTTGAAGAAGAACCTCCGGCGCGAGCGTCGCCAACGCGTCCAACGCATCGAAGACGACGACATCAGTTTCGAGACCGGCGAGCGGTTGGTTGAGAGCGTCATCGGTATCGACCGGGCGTTGTCGGCGCTCGAACGTCTCGAACCGGTCGACATCGAACAGGAGATCGCAACGAAAAAGACTGCCGACAGAAAGCGGTGGTCGAACTTCCTGAAGCGAGCACTCGGGAGAGAAGACAGCAGCTCACGGGGGCGACGATGA
- a CDS encoding DUF7108 family protein produces MLPDDVADEAERLTRLARAAIDTDEASAARTKRDDLLARHGYVARERNTDATLVCFPDDWVADGTVQTERIDDTDRAVERPLEAPADEWEDVHRHNRDIAAHVTERYGDVHGANAAAFAEFMSNHYAMALEHTTEAMREEFLTEYYPRNVWPTKKQRTVIEESVDLALDLARE; encoded by the coding sequence ATGCTTCCTGACGACGTCGCCGACGAGGCAGAGCGGCTGACCCGCCTGGCGCGCGCAGCTATCGATACGGACGAAGCCAGCGCCGCGCGGACAAAGCGTGACGACCTCTTGGCGCGCCACGGCTACGTTGCTCGCGAACGCAACACGGACGCGACACTGGTCTGTTTTCCCGATGACTGGGTTGCAGACGGAACGGTCCAGACTGAACGGATCGACGACACCGATCGCGCGGTCGAACGACCACTCGAAGCCCCGGCCGACGAGTGGGAGGATGTCCACCGGCACAACCGCGACATCGCAGCGCACGTCACCGAGCGCTACGGCGATGTCCACGGTGCTAACGCCGCGGCGTTTGCCGAGTTCATGAGTAACCACTACGCGATGGCGCTCGAACACACCACGGAAGCCATGCGCGAGGAGTTCCTCACGGAGTACTATCCACGTAACGTCTGGCCCACAAAAAAACAGCGTACGGTTATTGAAGAGTCAGTGGATTTGGCGCTCGATCTTGCCCGAGAGTGA